The Amphiprion ocellaris isolate individual 3 ecotype Okinawa chromosome 6, ASM2253959v1, whole genome shotgun sequence genome contains a region encoding:
- the foxn4 gene encoding forkhead box protein N4 yields the protein MIEGGITSRMSGIIENAGHHPSPQDYRLLTTDPSQLREEDLPGDLQSLSWLTSVDVPRLQQMADSRGHSNAPSQGSLLEQQTAQLSSMTMSASQGSMLHLQSNMQHSPLGISIINTHSGSMSPFSMNGLPSPGYQCPTSVYQPTPQQVYSLTQTGQQCSTGGLYSNVSFNNQSLFTQPRLAPQDQELQPKSFPKPIYSYSCLIAMALKNSKTGSLPVSEIYSFMKEHFPYFKTAPDGWKNSVRHNLSLNKCFEKVENKTSSSSRKGCLWALNPAKIDKMEEEMQKWKRKDLPAIRRSMANPDELDKLITDRPENCRRKALEPGMTRLPGCPTGLPLPVPAQMQPQPIVTLSLPCLPMHQHHQLQAQLQAQARLGPMSPAPAQTPPLHTVPDLSHSPLTQQPSKPPDDFYSVHGDTHTEVDALDPSIMDFALQGNLWEEMKDDSFNLDALGTFSNSPLRLSDCDLGTANLPPASSGANLQLSDVQVTGLYTSYTSQDPLSSQYMGAPTNSKPIALL from the exons ATGATAGAAGGTGGAATAACTTCCAGGATGTCAGGAATAATTGAGAATGCAGGGCATCATCCGTCTCCACAGGACTACAG GCTTCTGACCACGGACCCCTCCCAGCTGAGGGAGGAGGACCTCCCTGGGGACCTGCAGTCTCTGTCATGGCTCACCTCTGTGGATGTGCCCCGGCTACAGCAGATGGCTGATAGCAGAGGCCACAGCAACGCCCCCTCACAGGGCAGCTTGCTGGAGCAACAGACAG CTCAGCTGAGCAGCATGACGATGTCAGCGAGTCAGGGCTCCATGCTCCACCTCCAGAGTAACATGCAGCACAGCCCTCTGGGCATCAGCATCATCAACACCCACAGCGGAAGC ATGTCTCCATTCTCCATGAATGGGCTGCCCTCTCCAGGATACCAGTGCCCTACCTCAGTCTACCAGCCCACACCCCAGCAGGTGTACTCTCTGACCCAAACTGGACAACAG TGTTCCACTGGTGGGCTTTATAGCAATGTCTCTTTCAACAACCAAAGTCTTTTCACACAACCTCGTCTGGCTCCACAAGACCAAGAGCTGCAGCCCAAGTCTTTCCCCAAACCAATCTACTCCTACAG ctgttTGATTGCCATGGCTCTGAAGAACAGCAAAACTGGCAGCCTCCCAGTCAGCGAGATCTATAGCTTTATGAAGGAACACTTTCCTTATTTTAAG ACTGCACCTGATGGATGGAAGAATTCAGTCAGACACAACCTCTCCTTAAACAAATGCTTTGAGAAGGTGGAGAACAAGACAAGCAGCTCGTCCCGTAAGGGCTGTCTGTGGGCACTGAACCCTGCCAAAATTGACAAGATGGAGGAAGAGATGCAGAAGTGGAAGCGCAAGGACCTCCCAGCGATTCGCCGCAGCATGGCTAACCCTg ATGAGTTGGACAAACTGATCACAGACCGCCCAGAGAACTGCAGACGAAAGGCTTTAGAGCCAGGAATGACCCGTCTGCCCGGCTGTCCGACCGGCCTCCCGCTGCCGGTCCCGGCCCAGATGCAGCCTCAGCCTATAGTCACTCTGTCCCTGCCATGTTTACCGATGCACCAGCACCACCAGCTCCAGGCCCAGCTCCAGGCTCAGGCTCGACTGGGCCCCATGTCCCCTGCCCCGGCCCAGACGCCTCCCCTCCACACAGTCCCTGACCTCTCTCACAGTCCGCTCACCCAGCAGCCCAGCAAGCCTCCGGATGATTTCTACAGCGTGCAcggtgacacacacacagaggtggATGCACTGGACCCGAGCATCATGGATTTTGCCCTTCAAg GTAATCTGTGGGAGGAAATGAAGGACGACAGCTTTAACCTGGATGCTTTGGGCACCTTCAGTAACTCACCCCTGCGACTATCAGACTGTGACTTGGGGACAGCGAACCTCCCTCCTGCCTCCAGTGGAGCAAACCTGCAGCTGTCAGATGTGCAGGTGACAGGGCTCTACACCTCCTACACTTCCCAGGATCCCCTGTCCTCCCAGTACATGGGCGCACCAACCAACAGCAAGCCCATTGCCCTGCTTTAA